The sequence ACGTATTGCCCATTTTTAGCAGTTCTAAGCTCAGCATCAGGATACCGAGAAATATAATTTACAATAGCATTTCTTCCCCAACAAGTATTCCATGTGAACAAAGCAGCAACCGCAGCGAAAAGAATTCCCACAACAGCAAGGAGTATGGCATTGTGGACAGCTCCAAGAATAAAACCACCAGCTATGAACCCCATCACAAATATCAGTACCACAGACCACAATATTGTCTTTGGGAAGTTCTTTCTGAAAGAAAACTCATCTTGGCCAAGAGTAGTCACTGCTGGATTGTGAGCAACTGAGGAACTTTGTAATTTCATTGATCCCATAGACTCTAAAGGTCCAGATACCTTTCTAGGTGCTCCTGAGGAATTTAGAGGACCTGAAGAAATGGGACCAGATGTGATAAGACCTGTTGTGGGAAGAACAGGTGGAATATGGCCAGAGTTTTGACGTGTCACTCCACCAGATTGAGGgccagaagacttcttcaatggTTCACCGTGCTTGTTGAGCGGCCCAGAATTAGTCTTCTTTACTGAAGCAGAACCTGGCATGCCTCCAGATGATACAGGACCTGATGTGGTATAGCTCGCTCGAGCTGCAGCATTAGGCATGATAGGACCTGAATGTGAAGCCGCACCGCCAAATGATCCAGTCCTTGAAGGAGCACTGTTCAATTGTCCGGATTTCCTAGACTTGGACCCATCCATAGGGATATCAAACATTTTCCCCAGTTCTCCTGACTTCTTGATGTCCCCTCCAGTATAGGGCATGGCCATTGAACCCATTGTAGGGGCCCTTTCTTTTGGCTGCTCAGGCCTGCCTGATACATAGAGACCATTGCTGAGCTGATGAGATGGGAATCTGGAACCCATCAAGCTTGTTTCAGGGGCACAGAATCAAGGCACGAGAATGGATGACCAAGAGATACTCAAAGTCCTACtgtgaaagagaaagagaggcaATCAGGTCTTGTTCATATAATCCTTAACCAGCATGAAAACTTGAGACAGTCAAGAAATAAAAGTTAAAGGTATAATGGTTATGATCCAATCAACCACACCACAATGTAGCAAGAAAAGCAAGTAATCTTGATATAACGTCTAAACCTCCACGGCATTACTGAATTGCGAAAATGAACATCCAAGATCAAGTCTTGAGAGCAACATTTTGTTCTGGGTGGCACAaagtttcttaattttttggCAAAATGCTTAAACTACAATAGAACTGCAAGTAAAACAAATCATTTACTAATTACTAAGATTCCAGTCAGAAATCTGTCATCTTTCGAACAAATTCCATGAATGAAAGATCTGAAGCAACAAGAAGGAATAGCCGACTTCTGGCTCTTTCTGGATCTCAGAAATAATTGATAGGCAGCAAAACAAAAACTCCCAAAAACATCTTAAATGGCTTTGATCCCATAAGCTTTCTGTCATCTCTTTTAACAAGAACTGACAAAACCCAGCATTCAAAAGTTGTTTCCTTTCCACATTTTCCCATCAACCAATCAGAGTACAGAAAAAAGGAACTAAATTGATCACAGATATTCAATAAAGCAagaaaaacaacacaaaatccTCCAGTTTAAGCATGCTCCAGCAAAAACCATGACATTcccatataaaaataaatataaatatataaaaggaACAACTTTCACAGCCCAAATCAGAGAAACAAAGCATACCCAGATCACCATTTTGAGCTACAACCATGGAAATGTGGGAGATCTACACAAATTAGCAAAATTTGGATATGGGTTCTTCAGAGCAGATTGGTGGCAATAGGTGAGGGGcaaaatgggaagaaaaatgggGGTAAAGAGTAAGAGCAATAcctgaagaggaagaagaagcagaagattTGGTTGCTGAAATGGATCAAACACAGTGGTTGAAATGGTAATAATATTAGTAATGATTCTGCTGGTGAGAGTGAGATCCCATCTCTGGAGCAGTCACAGTCCTTTTCTCTCTCTGAAATgctttgtttctctctctcgctctctaaaaaaagtctctctctttctcactctTCAAAGAGCCGCAACAACTGGTAGGTTGTCTCATCCGGCAAAAACCACCAAACTGAGTAAATGACTATATGGATAAACAAACATATTGTTTCAAAATTACCTCAAAAGTCACCTTCCACCTCCCACCCTCTCCCTATATCACTCTTTCTTTTGTATTTGTCcctttttctccattttatttGGGGTTTATTTATGGGAACTTGAACAAAAAACTCaaagtactgttcattttaacgaaaacccacatttttacactaaaaagttaatcatgatactattcactttaccctttattttgtccttatcgttaaaactcaaagttttcaagtcattttcattagttttccttttatttatttctacaGTTTTTTTCCTcctaatttatatttaattagtaTTCTTTAATATGGAAAAGAATACTCGCCGGATCATTTTCTTAAGAATCCTAGGAATCTCGTGATCATgaatgttcatcgtacattgtgcggttaaaaatcattacaaaatttaaaattaaatataaatagtacttaatgaaaattgattgcataatgtacgataaacggtcaCAATCACGGAATCCCTATAATCCCTAGGAAAATGATCAACtgaggatccttttcccttTAATATCACTAGCATTCAGAAGACATTTTTTAAATCACGGCGTGCTACTcgcgacttacacgttttaaatgtatttatatgcgtaaattgacaaaaggaaagtcaaatatttgagaAACAGTTcaaaaaccaattaaagcagctgaattcacataataaaatttatctttattgaatttacattaagaatagagaaaataatatttcataaacaattgattgaatcatattattactaacatattgtgaggctaagctcaccccccttagtgtagataatattgtttatttaaaaaaaaacaacaatcatttgacaattaatttaatcacattattatccgtatgcgaaagactttttttataataaGCATTACACatatcttaagatgttttgaacgtgtttaaaaatagataaatcatatataataaataactgattgaatcacattattgctagcccattgtgaagcTAAGCCCATCCATctccctcttagtgtagataatatcgtttgttaaaaaaaacaaacaaacaatcatttgacaacttatttaatcacattgttaTTCGCGTGTGAAAAACATTTTTTATAACctgcattacacgcctcttaagatattttaaacgtgtttaaaaatagagaaattgaattacattattgctagcctattatgatgtactaattaaaaaaaacacactaaaaagtaaattattaaaaaaatactgttaaaatgacgaaaatgtctctgccttatttgatgcattattttgggatgcctttgaagttttttgttttaggggcatttttgtccaaatatttttgttgaagcatGGTGACACCAAAGATGCTACTCGTTTGTGGAAAACAGCACAAAGAAACAGAACACCTAGGTTTTGAAGAGATGAAATCGGATTTGAGGCAGAGAGagacagaaagaaagaagcagaAAAGAGGATGGTAACTGAAACCCTCCAACGACTTCgttctttaaaaataattttatgacaaaattacccttggaTACTTTTATGCATTCTCTTTCActgctttgaatttttttttggccGAGGGGCATTTGTGTTCAATTATTTTTGTCGAAGCCGGTGACACCAAAACCGACCtctggctttatatataaaagATAGATGGATAAGATGTATAATAGATGAGTTTTGAAGGATCCCAGACTCGCTGGTATTTTTTTAACATAAGATAAGTACCTACCATCCTTGAGAAATACAATTGTCtttatttattaaaactttatttaatCATTATAGAGTAAACAACGTAAGCTCAAATCCTAGTAAACAACGTAAGCTCAAATCCTACtactcaagcaaaacaaaaacaaaataaacaaacatggGTTAAGGTAGTTGGCTAAGAACTAGTTTAGGGTTGCtgtgtttttattgaaaattgtgttgtgagaataaacagttgtaaaAAAAAGTAGGCAATTGTTTGGTAAACTATAACGCTAAAAATGCTTTTAGCAAAAAACAATGGGAGTAGGATTGTCAATATGAAAACTTTATTAATTGATATTGTTTACCTACCTCTAATGAAAAAACGCTATTTTGATAAGTATGTGCAGAGCTGCTTCTGCTTTTTGCTATTTTGAACCCaggattttgaaaagaaaacactttttttttcatgtatcaAACACAATTAAGGCCCTAACTTTTTTTCAAGGAGCtgcttttaaaaatatttaatgtGACAGCCCATCCCGAATTATTGTTATCGATGgtgtgtgttgatgcacaaaccCGAAGGAgccttggaacaacgtaaatccgacaatgaatctgcaagaaagtaaataacacaagatgtatcgtggttcacctccaggtttgggctacgtccatactgatattgtatttctctgtttatgAGCTTTGTGGCTTTGTATGTTGAGGGAGAGAAAGACAGAGCCTCTGAGGGAGAGAGTAAGGCTTCtgatggcctaggaattggcctttctaattgtgagggtgaggggtccttttataaaatgagggctcctcacttattacatatttgcccttctatttattacataattacatttgagtcccccgagtatttatacgaggtctaaatacggaggccctaagtatggtataaacagtagtcctccaagtcttcagtcaaaagagtcttttggctggagacttgaaattcaatccatgtgtgggccgaagtaattagatgtcgtctagaactgatactcgatatgaggcggtacccaatctgaaatgatgctcaaccaaaagtagcacatgttgcgaggctgctctgcttgtggcttatattgccttggttggctcggcttgtggcgtttgaaggtgagggagtccattttatagaataagggctcgctcctcaatacaaaagtgatgggctagagttggtgctcgcggcgaggcggttgctcagcaggcggcgatgttctctaatgaaggtgagggagtccattttatagaataaaggctcgctcctcaatacataagtgatggatgctttctaatgaaagtgagggagtcccttttatagaataagggcttgctcctcaatttatgaataatgagtgctctctaataaaagtgagggagtccattttatagaataagggctcacttttcaatacataaataatgggctaagtcccctaagtattttttttatgaggcccagttgaggcccaatatatggtacataatgtagtcccccaagtcttcggtcaatagagtctgttggctggagacttcaaattgaatccatgtatgggccgaagtggcggttgttcggaggcggtatttgtatacccttcactgaagctttgtaggtgaagctttgcaagtgaagctttgaagctggacctctgtaaatgaaacttttgaagctagagcttttgtaaatgaagcttttgaagctaaagcttttgtaaatgaagcttttgaagttgtagctttgtaaatgaagcttttgaagatgtagctttgtaaatgaagcttttgaagctagagcttttgtaaatgaagcttttaaagctgtagctctgtaaatgaagcttttgaagctagaacttttgtaaatgaagcttttgaagataGAGCTCTGTacatgaagcttttaaagctagagctttctaaatgaagcttttgaagctaattgacatgagtgatgctcatgaatgttgacataagtgatgctcatgaatgtttatatatgattgatatgagtaatgctcatgaatgtttatgtatgattgacatgagtaatgctcatgtataatttgaagtactaggcatacttttgatcacctggttagtgataatagcggcagactgccgaataatttggagtactaggcgtacttttgatcacctggttggcgataatagcggcggggtgccgaataattttttgtagtattgggcgtacttttggtcacctggttgatgataatagcagcagggtgccgaataatttttgtagtactggacgtagtTTTGGTCatctggttggtgctattttgggcttatgggccttcgccctccacacaacatttcagcccatttattttaggctttgccgtttatttatttattagtattaccctctgatggggtttatacagatgtctccgaaaaataaaataaattacatcattctggtgggatgTTTATTCCctgcttttgcagtgtccccatgtgcctcccttttgctttttctttatttttctttcttttggcagatgacAAACAAGGGAAtaatcttttgctttttcttttgtttttctcagCTTTCTGCAATTATCTCCGAGGCCGATCGAGTAGTGGGTAGccatgctttctgcttttaTTATTCTGTTGCTGCTCCTTTCTActcatttcttccctttttctttttcaaaagtgGCGGTGGAGAAGGTGAGGGTGTGGTTGTGGATGCTAGCTAAGCCTGAGTGCCGCTCAAGGCTTTCATCTAAATGTGGTTGTGGTCGGAAGAGGGGGCAGCGTTGGGCAAGGCCTTATATGAACCCAATCTGCGGATTCCAACAGACTTGGCAACGACGGCGTAGGTGACCATGACAATGAGTAGGACGAACATGACGTGCACCAAGAATACCAAATCCAAAATGGCCACCGCCCTGAACCGGGACTTGTCCAGGTCGCACTTGGTGGAACCCTCCACCGCATTTACCACGTCCAGCAGCTTGTGGCACCCCTCCGGGATGAACGCCTCCACGTACAGCGATAACCCTATCTGCAACACCCACCGTCCATGTCTTTGTTGCACTTGCCACGTCTGTGAGGCATAGGGAGAACCAGCCATGGGATTCTTGAAGACATGGCGGGGCTTGCAGCCCATGAGTTGCAGAGAACTCTGCAAAATAGGAGGCGTATACCGAAATGACTcattccctttctctctcttatcGTCTTCGTCCACCACCACGATGTATAGAACCTTCGCCGCCTCAGCCATCTCTGCAAGTCGGTGATCTGGGAAGAGCGACGAGAAAGCCGATGAGAGCTGGTTCAGAGTATTGAGAGTTTAGGATGACGATCCGCCATTTTCCAAAGCGCGATCTCGATGTTTCTCTGTCTGGGCACTCAGCACCTGCCCTTCACACATCGCACACTGCGACCCTCCacgagtctctctctctctcatcttcttctacTTGGGCTCGCTCTGCACCTCGCACGCCAACTCCGGCGATGTCACCTGCTCCGAGCAACTCGAGAAGGGGGACGTGATATGCTGCTTCTTTTTCTTTAGAAAAATGGCTGTCTAGCGGATTTTGGAAGAAAGATAGATAATGGGCTTTAACAAAAGTTAAAATGGAACACGAAAAtcgagggagagaaagagagagagagaggacattCAGATGGATTGATGTTTTTATTGTTGTTATGCATATGAAAATGGAGAACCGTGGGgtttttctgggaaagctttgggttttttgggtttttgcagattttgcagattcacgacgaatgtgaaaaattaagagagaaccgacataactttttgtgtcgattcccacaaacagcgtcaaatgttgatgcacaaaaccggaggggtcttggaataatgtaaatccgaccgtgaatttgcaagaaagtaaataacataagatgtatcgtggttcaccccaatgtttgggttacgtccacactgatattgtatttctctgtttatgAGCTTTGTGGCTTTGtatgtgagg is a genomic window of Malus domestica chromosome 09, GDT2T_hap1 containing:
- the LOC103443338 gene encoding uncharacterized membrane protein At1g16860-like; the protein is MGSRFPSHQLSNGLYVSGRPEQPKERAPTMGSMAMPYTGGDIKKSGELGKMFDIPMDGSKSRKSGQLNSAPSRTGSFGGAASHSGPIMPNAAARASYTTSGPVSSGGMPGSASVKKTNSGPLNKHGEPLKKSSGPQSGGVTRQNSGHIPPVLPTTGLITSGPISSGPLNSSGAPRKVSGPLESMGSMKLQSSSVAHNPAVTTLGQDEFSFRKNFPKTILWSVVLIFVMGFIAGGFILGAVHNAILLAVVGILFAAVAALFTWNTCWGRNAIVNYISRYPDAELRTAKNGQYVKVSGVVTCGNVPLESSFRRVPRCVYTSTSLYEYRGWGSKPANPTHRRFTWGLRSSESHVVDFYISDFQSGLRALVKTGYGARVTPYVDESVVIDVNPENKDMSPEVLRWLAERNLSSDDRTMRLKEGYIKEGSTVSVMGVVHKNDNVLMIVPPPEPLTTGCQWSNCIFPASLEGVVLRCEDSSKNDVIPV